A stretch of DNA from Oryzomonas sagensis:
TGCCGCTGGCATCATAAGCCTTGGCGGAAAGGGTATAGCTGCCGTTGGCAATGGAGGCGGTATTCCAACTGTAGCTGTACGGGGCGGTATTGGCGGCATACAGCAGAGCGCCATTCTCATAAAATTCAACACTGCTCACTCCCACGTTATCACTGGCAGTGGCAGCGATGGTTACTGTCCCGCTCACCACGGAACCCGTGGCCGGTGACGTCACCGATACCGTCGGAGCCGTCGTGTCGCTGCCCGCAACCGTTACCGAGACAACACCGGATTGCCCCACGTTGCCGGCGGCATCATAGGCCTTGGCCTGCAGCGTGTAGCTGCCGGAGGCAAGCCCGGCGGTATTCCAGGAATACACATAGGGGGTCGCGGTGTCCGTGGCCTTAAGAACGCCGTTCACGTAGAACTCCACCTTCGTTACCCCCACGTTGTCGCTGGCGCTGGCATTGACCGAAACCGTGCCGCTCACCGTCGCACTTGCGGTCGGAGAGCTGAGGGACACGGTCGGCGGGGTCAATTCGGGGATACTGGCGACATTCGAGTAGGAGCTTTCGACACCGGAGGCGTTATAGGCGGCAACGGCAAAGTAGTAGGCATGGGCCGGGTCCAGTCCCGTGATGG
This window harbors:
- a CDS encoding Ig-like domain-containing protein; this encodes MRTATWKNTGNGWIGESRLFLVNLLTMVLLVAAQATCFASSIVLQWDADTDPSVTGYKVYYQADSATQPFQGTGATQGAAPLDVQSLTSATITGLDPAHAYYFAVAAYNASGVESSYSNVASIPELTPPTVSLSSPTASATVSGTVSVNASASDNVGVTKVEFYVNGVLKATDTATPYVYSWNTAGLASGSYTLQAKAYDAAGNVGQSGVVSVTVAGSDTTAPTVSVTSPATGSVVSGTVTIAATASDNVGVSSVEFYENGALLYAANTAPYSYSWNTASIANGSYTLSAKAYDASG